A region of the Lycium barbarum isolate Lr01 chromosome 1, ASM1917538v2, whole genome shotgun sequence genome:
TTTAATCACTTCAAAATCAACTTTCGACATACACAATTGAAATTGTAAAATTCAGCACAAATAAAATTTGGATGATGTTTGAAATACTTCTTGTGCAAGCAAGCATCTGCATCAAAGGTTTAGGTTGCCAAGATTAAAGTTCCTACATATCATCGAAGTTTGAGTTGCCAAGACAAAACTTTCATCTTATGTGTCTTAAGTTAAGTTTAAAGTCTCAAACTTTAAATATGTATTGTCTGAAGTTTCAgaatatatttttgaaattgaGAATAGTCTTTCTAAAGTTTAAACTATCCAGCTCATTCTTATCAATGCTTTTCTAATAACTCCAAGTCATCTTTTATATTCGGAATTCAATATTCACTTTTTCAACATTGTAACAATGATAGTAAACTTTTTAAGTTTAATTTACTCCCTAAAATCTTATACTCCATATGAAGTTATTGGAATCATTTCTTTAATGGTAAGTGAATTCCGAAAACCAAATACTTCATCCGTCTCAAATTTTTTGTCATGATTACTAAGtatagttatctcaaattatttatcgttttagaagttcaaggcaTTATTAATTACTTTTTCTCCATTTTATTCATGATATAATTTTGTCATTACTGGAGATAACACATAAATAGAATAAATATGTAATGGAcagagattataacttagacataaataagatTAAAGTAGATCAAATACtccttttaattaatttttttaagggACGTATAAAATAAAAAAGCGGCAAATAATTTGAGACACAAGAAATACTTAATAAACCAAAATTTCAAGTCTCAAAAAATACATAAAACAACAAAATTGTCCTTCCCACttcccccaccaaaaaaaaaaaaaaaaaaaaatcctaaacgTGCTTACTCTACTCCTACActtactccccccccccccccccccgcaagcAAACCaaccccacccacccacccccaacTCCTAGGGGGTTAACGTGTCATCCCCTCCTTTATAAATCAGCACACTTCCACTCTCACAATGCTACTATCACTTCTCAAATTCTCCAACAAAACTCAAAAAAATCTCAAAACACCTCTCTTTGCATTTGATTCATTTCTCAACAAAACATTTGTGTGTTTTTTCTTGCATGGCAGCTCATCTTTTAGCTCATGAGGTAGCTGACCTATGCCTTGGAAAGCCACCTCTTAAGTCTCTCTCTGTTACTTCAACAATTGGTGAAGCTTTAGCTTCACTCAAATTTTGTGAAGAAAATTGCATTAGTGTTTGGGATTGTGATCATTTCAAGAATGTTGATCAAGATTGTATCTGTGTTGGGAAAATTTGCATGGTTGATATAATATGTTTTCTTTGTAAAAAAGAGAATGTTAATTCTCCTTCTTTGGCTTTGAAGTCACCTGTTACTGTGTTGTTACCTAAAGATACTGTTCTTGTAAGGCATGTTCAACCATCTACAAGGTAAAAAAATTGAATCTTCTTGTGTTGTTTTGCAATGGttgttaaattcttgaatttttcttatgtGGGGTTCTTTCAATTGTTCTTGTTTGGCTCTTAATTTCACTCAAATGTTGTGAAGAAAATTGTACTAGTGTTTGGGATGTGATCATTTCAAGAATGTTGATCAAGATTGTATTTGTGTTGGGAAAATTTGCATGGTTGATATAATCTGTTTTCTTTGTAAAAAGGAGAGTGTTATTTCTCCTTCTTTGGCTTTGAAGTCACCTGTTACTGTGTTGTTGCCTAAAGATACTGTTGTTGTTAGGCATGTGCAACCATCTACAAGGTAAAAATATTGAGTTTTTTTGTGTTGTTGTGCAATTTTTTCATGTGGAGTTGTTCCACTGTGTCAAGTTCTTGAAATTTGCTTAGTTTTCTTATGTGGGGTTCTTTCAAATCTTGTGAAGAAAATTGTATTAGTGTTTGGGATTGTGACCATTTCAAGAATGTTGATCAAGATTGTATCTGTGTTGGGAAAATTTGCATGGTTGATATAATATGTTTTCTTTGTAAAAAAGAGAATGTTTGTTatcattgtcaaaaaaaaaaaaaaaaaaaagagagagagaatgaTAATTCTCCATCTTTGGCTCTGAAATCACCTGTTACTGTGTTGTTGCCTAAAGATTCTGTTCTTGTTAGGCATGTGCAACCATCTACAAGGTAAAAAGATTGACTTTTTTGTGTTGTTGTGCAATTTTTCCAAGTGGAGTTCTTTCATTGTGTAAAATTCTTGAATTTTCTTATGTGGGGTTCTTTCAATTGTTCTTGTTTGGATCTTAGCTTCATTTCCAACCCTCTACAAGGTGAAAAAAAATTGAGTCTTTTTATATTTTTGTGCAATGTATGTTGATGGTTTATGTGGGGTTCTTCCATTGTGTCAAATTCTTGAATTTTCTTATGTGGGGTTCTTTCAATTGTTCTTGTTTGAATCTTAGCTTCATCTGCAACTCTCTATAAGGTAAAAGTTTGAgtcttttttatatttttgtcCAATGTTTGTTAATGGTTTATGTGGGGTTCTTACATTTTGTCAAATTCTTGAATTTGCTTAGTATTTCTTATGTGGGGTTCTGTCAATTGTTCTGTGTTGGTTCTTAGCTTCAAATTCAACCCTCTACAGGGTAAAAAAATTAATTCTTTCATGTTCAATTGTAAaatggtgttttttttttgtgaatcttCATAAAAGTTTGATCTTTTGGAGATGAGTGCAATGTTTGTTAATGGGGGTCTTCCATTGTATCAGATTCTTGAATTTTCCGTTTGTCTTATGTGGGGTTGTTTTTATTGTTCTTGTTTGGCTCTTAGCTTCATTTACTCTCTTGAATTTCTCCACCTCAGATATCAATTTTGAAGATTCTGGGGGTAGAGGAATCAAGGATCCAAGAATTTGTAAGTAATGGAAGTGTCTCTCATTTTGTCAAATTCTTGAATTTACCTTTTTTTCTTAAGTGGGGGTTCTTTTCATTGTTCTTGTTTGACTCTGAGCTTCATTTACTCTGTTGAATTTCTTCAGATCAAATCTCCATTTTGTAAAGGAATTCAAAGATCCAAGAATTAATTTTTAGAATTGAACATCAAGACTTCCCTTTTATCTACTTTTCTTGAATCTTTTTACTGGTTTATGAACTCTTCCCTTTTTTACATAtgttttcacatttccaaaattCTTGATAGATTGTAGAGTTTAGGGAGCTGTACTTTTGAAATCATTGATTATGCTTACATATCTCAATTTGGCATTATAGTATCCCAATTAGTGAAAGATTGCATTTCTTCACATTCCATTAATTGATTTCTgtatttgttttcttcttttgcaGCTTACTAGAAGCCATTGATCTCATCCTACAAGGAGCTCAAAACCTTGTGGTTCCTATAGAGACCAGATTTAGTGGCAGCTCAAGAAGGAAATTGCTTCAGAAATCTTCTTCAACAAAGATTTGTAATACTCTCCACAATGGCCGCGAATTCTGCTGGCTAACTCAAGAAGACGTCATTAGATATTTCCTAAGCTCAATTGGGCTTTTTTCACCCCTTCCAACAGCTTCAATCGACGCCCTCGGCATCATTAGCACCGAGTTTTTATCGGTCGGGTATGACTCCAGTGCATCGTCCGCCACTGAGGCCATTTCCCGATCCCTCGTGGATCAGACATCCGTGGCGATTGTGGATGAGGATGGCATTCTGATAGGAGAGATATCGCCTTTCACGCTCGCTTATTGCGGTGAGACTGTGGCTGCAGCAATCACGACCCTCACAGCTGGTGAACTCATGGCCTACATTGATTGTGGGGGCCCACCGGAGGACATTTTGAGGGTCGTGAAGGAGAGGTTGAAGGAAAGGAATCTTGAAGGAATGTTGGAGGAATTCGAGATTGATCCCTCAGATATCTCCTCCAACTCATCGTTATCCGATGAAGAGTTGCCTTCCCCGACCTCCTCGAGGTCTTCATCGGGGGGAAGGTACAATAAGTCTAGTAGCTATTCAGCAAGGATGGTAAGGAGGGCAGAAGCGATCGTGTGTTATCGGGGAAGTTCTCTCGTGGCGGTTATGGTTCAAGCCATCGCTCATCGTGTCAACTATGTGTGGGTGATTGAAGAGGATTGTAGTGTTGTGGGCATTGTGACATTTGCTAACATGTTAGAAGTTTTTAGAGATCAATTGGAGTCGATGATGTTAGGACATTTTGATTAATAGTAGTACTTCTCTTGAGATATCAAGATGATGATGAGGCAATATGATcttgtgaatatgagaatgtacctctcttttttacttttttttttctttttcttctttttgaacTTTGTGTAACCTGTGACTTTGTAAAATCATGGTACTATTTTGTTACTTTCAGTATCAATCTCCTGTTTTAGGAAATATAAAAGTATTGCTTTTGAGCTTTTTGTGCTACTGCTATCTACTACTCCTATAGTCCTATTAGGTTTAATAAAGGAGCAAGAGAAGTGGACAGGTAGCAATAAAGAAAGGCCCATCCCAAAGGAACCCCACTTCAGCCTATATTTGGGGTCATCTTAGGACCCGTTTAGCCAtgaaaattatttacttttttccGGAACCAGCATGTGGctatgaagttgtatttggaatttgaaaaacaccaaaaaacttgttttcattttttttttcatttttttcacttttaatacattcaaacaaccaaatattttttgtaaaaactataatcaaacacaacttcaactccaacttcaaaataccaaataaagcgACAATTATTTGGTTTTCatagccaaacgcctacttaatgtCTAGTATTTGGACAAGTAAGATTTTTTTATATAATATGGTTACAGAACCCATTTGTCCGATTTGGAGTGATATAATTCATTCCACCACAACTTAGTAAAGGAAACATTTCTTAtcagaattttttatttttatttttaagtcgAAACCTCTTATTAAGAAAGAAATGGTTACATTCATTTTTAGTATAATTTACTGATTTGATTAATTTAggtcatttttttgcacggattgcccttcttttggggtggtttttaaattttgcccctcatatttgtgttctttaagttttgctcttcgcttggatacctgaggttctgggttcgaacccccgctcaggcataaaataaaaagtaatttcgcaaggcagggctgggggagtGTTTGCCGGATCCGGTATACAATCCTTAAGGTAAAACTAAAGTTATgacggagggggcagactttgctttaagacatatattttattttttttacttttcaaggcaaacttttaattatgtcttaagaaaaagttccgccttatgggacatacttttagttatgccttaactaaaagtgtgccccataaaatataactaaaagtatgcccataaggcggaacttttcattaaggaaaaattctgccttatgaggcatacttttggttatgccttaattaaaagtctgccccataaggcatagttccttatggaaaagttttgctccataaggcataactaaaactatgccttgaggaaaagttatgccctctccaacat
Encoded here:
- the LOC132628749 gene encoding CBS domain-containing protein CBSX5 isoform X1; this translates as MAAHLLAHEVADLCLGKPPLKSLSVTSTIGEALASLKFCEENCISVWDCDHFKNVDQDCICVGKICMVDIICFLCKKENVNSPSLALKSPVTVLLPKDTVLVRHVQPSTSLLEAIDLILQGAQNLVVPIETRFSGSSRRKLLQKSSSTKICNTLHNGREFCWLTQEDVIRYFLSSIGLFSPLPTASIDALGIISTEFLSVGYDSSASSATEAISRSLVDQTSVAIVDEDGILIGEISPFTLAYCGETVAAAITTLTAGELMAYIDCGGPPEDILRVVKERLKERNLEGMLEEFEIDPSDISSNSSLSDEELPSPTSSRSSSGGRYNKSSSYSARMVRRAEAIVCYRGSSLVAVMVQAIAHRVNYVWVIEEDCSVVGIVTFANMLEVFRDQLESMMLGHFD
- the LOC132628749 gene encoding CBS domain-containing protein CBSX5 isoform X2, translating into MWGSFKSCEENCISVWDCDHFKNVDQDCICVGKICMVDIICFLCKKENVCYHCQKKKKKKERENDNSPSLALKSPVTVLLPKDSVLVRHVQPSTSLLEAIDLILQGAQNLVVPIETRFSGSSRRKLLQKSSSTKICNTLHNGREFCWLTQEDVIRYFLSSIGLFSPLPTASIDALGIISTEFLSVGYDSSASSATEAISRSLVDQTSVAIVDEDGILIGEISPFTLAYCGETVAAAITTLTAGELMAYIDCGGPPEDILRVVKERLKERNLEGMLEEFEIDPSDISSNSSLSDEELPSPTSSRSSSGGRYNKSSSYSARMVRRAEAIVCYRGSSLVAVMVQAIAHRVNYVWVIEEDCSVVGIVTFANMLEVFRDQLESMMLGHFD